TTAAAGTCACCCAAAACACCTAAAAACGACTCCCCGTCTAGTGAATATTCAGATGCAGCTTTTTTTGCAAGAGCCTTGGTCAATTGCTCAATTTCGCTCCTTCGCTGCTCTAACTTGTCATCATCACTGGCATTCCCATAATAAATATGTACAGTACATAGGTTTATTTTTAACCAACCAGATTGAAAAGAGATCAAATACGGAGTTCTCGCAAACTGTTTAAACGAATCATCCAAAGAGTCTTCCAAAAACCTCAATCGATACTGCTCGCCTTCTATTTTGTTTGGGAGTGTGATCGTTGCTTTTCCCCTTCCAGGGCTTTCTACCACCGTATTTTTTACAAGTACCAACTTTACTCCTGACGGTAAAGTTAGCTGCGAACCATCTGGAATAGGAACTTCCAAGTCGGCCGCTAATTTTTTCTTATCACCAGCAGACTTTAATGAGGCATCGTAGGTACCATCCAGGCTTGCTGCCGAGTTAGCAAGTTTTAGCTCAAAACCATTTTCAAGTTTAATTCTTTCACCAAAAGCCGCTCTTATTTTTTCGCCATCATCTAGTGTTAGCTCCCCTGCAACATTTCTAAAAAAGGTAGTTTTGCGATTGTACACAAAAATCATTCTTTCGCCATTTCCTGCACTGCCATCTGTTACATCAGAAGCAATAAACGACCAGTCTGGCCCTAGAATCTTTCTTAGTGCATTAAACTCTCGCATGTCAGATCGTATTTCTTGCAGGGCGATAATATCAAAATGACTTATGATTTCGGCTATGTAATAAAGACACTCAAAATCACGTCCTGCATACTTACCAGCTCCAAACTCACGCAGGTTCCATGTTGCAATTTTGACAGACTTGGTGTGTTTTGCAGAGAACTGGGCCAATAATGCTTCGCGTAGTCGCTGAATACCCTTGGTGGTGCGAAGCTTTTTTACTTTATCCCTTTCGACCTCTTTGATTTCTAACTGACTGTAAAATGGCATGGCTATATTTAATTTTCGTTTACTAATTTAGCGAAATTCATTGTCATATCAATATGCCCCATCTACAATCAGTAAGTCTTAGAAATTTCCCAGAGGATGATGTCAGTTACCCTTTCAACCTTCCATTGATAAAGAATTTCGAAGGAATTAATTTTGAAAGTAACATCACATTTTTTGTTGGAGAAAATGGAGCGGGTAAGTCTACCATACTTGAAGGAATTGCAGCAAATCTAAATCTTCCCACAGCTGGCTCGGTCGCCATCGATATTGACCCAATGCTAGAGCCGGCTCGAAGGCTAGGTAATATGCTCTGGCTCAGGCAAACTACCAAGTCAAGGAGAGGCTTTTTTACGCGTGCCGAGGACTTTATTGGCTTTGTACGCTCGATCCAAAGACAAATCGCAGAACTAAACTCAGAAATAGAAGAGATAAAAGCCACTTGGACTGGCGGAGATATCAACCTTGCACTAGGAGCCGTCAAAGGTGAGAGAGATGCACTTATTCAACGTTATGGCGAAGACCTAGATGCCATGTCGCACGGAGAAGGTTTTCTCAAATTCTTTCTTTCACGAATCACTGGAACAGGTATTTACCTAATCGATGAACCTGAGGCAGCACTTTCACCTGCCAGACAGTTAAGCTTGATTTCACTAATCAGACAAAAAGCTAAAGACGTAGATGCACAGTTTATAATTGCTACACACTCACCCATCATTCTGTCCATCCCCGAAGCGAAAATTTTCCATTTCTCCGAAGGAACAGTAAGTCCAATTGCCTACAAAGACACGGAGCATTATAAACTGACGAGAGATTTCTTAGGCAACCCCGAAGCATTTTTGCGAGGCCTGTGAAATATTACCCTTCTCTAACCGGCAGTTGATTAAAACAACTGTAGCACGCCCATACAGCCTCTTTGAGCCCTTTAATTTGCGTTAAATCTTCATTCCATAGCCTAGTGTCACTCAAGACATTGTAAAGGGATTCCTGATTAGTAGTATTCCCTTTCCAATGCTCAGAGTGAATTACAGTTGCGGGATCGTTGAGTTTAAATCTTTTGCCATTGAACATTCCAAAATAGCCTTTATCATCCTTAGCCAATGGCTGACTAAAGCGAATCATAGCTGCCAACCCACAACTCATTAGTTCTGGAGCTTTTCCATTTTTTTGAACATATGAGTTTAATAAAGGAAGGCTTCTTTGAACCATCTTCAGTGTGTAATTAAAACATATAGCATGCCATTGGTGCTCTATAAATGGATTTGAAAAACGGTCCAAAACCGCCTTGGCAAATTTCTTTTTTTCTCTTAATGAAATTCCCTTTACCATGGAAGGAATAATTTCATC
This portion of the Spirosomataceae bacterium TFI 002 genome encodes:
- a CDS encoding Endonuclease/Exonuclease/phosphatase family protein — translated: MPFYSQLEIKEVERDKVKKLRTTKGIQRLREALLAQFSAKHTKSVKIATWNLREFGAGKYAGRDFECLYYIAEIISHFDIIALQEIRSDMREFNALRKILGPDWSFIASDVTDGSAGNGERMIFVYNRKTTFFRNVAGELTLDDGEKIRAAFGERIKLENGFELKLANSAASLDGTYDASLKSAGDKKKLAADLEVPIPDGSQLTLPSGVKLVLVKNTVVESPGRGKATITLPNKIEGEQYRLRFLEDSLDDSFKQFARTPYLISFQSGWLKINLCTVHIYYGNASDDDKLEQRRSEIEQLTKALAKKAASEYSLDGESFLGVLGDFNIIGKGHPTMEALESNDFIIPDQLKSIPGSNVARDKAYDQIAFWKPKRVKEYAKLDILAGNTFDYFEHVFRLDQEGEYRNEAPQNGLKDTGTFNTWRTYKMSDHLPMWVELRSDFSDEYLAKIIKSEVS
- a CDS encoding Predicted ATPase yields the protein MPHLQSVSLRNFPEDDVSYPFNLPLIKNFEGINFESNITFFVGENGAGKSTILEGIAANLNLPTAGSVAIDIDPMLEPARRLGNMLWLRQTTKSRRGFFTRAEDFIGFVRSIQRQIAELNSEIEEIKATWTGGDINLALGAVKGERDALIQRYGEDLDAMSHGEGFLKFFLSRITGTGIYLIDEPEAALSPARQLSLISLIRQKAKDVDAQFIIATHSPIILSIPEAKIFHFSEGTVSPIAYKDTEHYKLTRDFLGNPEAFLRGL